One part of the Candidatus Kouleothrix ribensis genome encodes these proteins:
- a CDS encoding nucleoside hydrolase has translation MTFAAIIDCDPGHDDVMAILLGARTLDLRGITTVHGNASQEQTTRNARQTVEFAGLTSIPVAAGMARPLVRAPHYAPEVHGQTGLDGPTLPMPSVALHPQHAVDFLIAQSHALPGLHLLPIGPLTNVAAALIRDPSFAGRVKQISLMGGSLTTGNSTPAAEFNIWCDAEAAHVVFSSGIPIKMVGLNVTRQVAATPERRAQIRAMGTRTGVIVADMLDFYSQQLATLFGLPGGSMHDPLAVAALIDPTILTFEPMHVAVELRGEHTYGMTLCDARHLSFDYQRQGAPTRGAAPNAEVAVAVNAERFWELFLDTLATYH, from the coding sequence ATGACATTCGCTGCGATTATCGACTGCGACCCCGGCCACGACGACGTGATGGCGATCTTGCTCGGCGCGCGTACGCTCGACCTGCGCGGCATCACGACTGTACACGGCAATGCGTCGCAGGAGCAGACGACCCGCAACGCGCGCCAGACGGTTGAGTTTGCCGGGCTGACCTCCATCCCGGTGGCGGCGGGCATGGCCCGGCCGCTGGTGCGCGCGCCACACTACGCGCCCGAGGTGCATGGCCAAACCGGGCTAGACGGGCCGACGCTGCCGATGCCAAGCGTGGCGCTGCACCCGCAGCACGCGGTCGACTTCCTGATCGCGCAGTCGCACGCGCTGCCGGGCCTGCACCTGCTGCCGATCGGCCCGCTCACAAACGTGGCGGCGGCGCTGATCCGCGACCCGAGCTTCGCCGGGCGCGTTAAGCAGATCAGCCTGATGGGCGGCTCGCTGACCACCGGCAACTCGACGCCAGCGGCCGAGTTCAACATCTGGTGCGATGCCGAGGCGGCCCACGTGGTGTTCAGCAGCGGCATCCCGATCAAGATGGTTGGCCTGAACGTGACCCGCCAGGTTGCGGCCACGCCCGAGCGGCGCGCGCAGATCCGCGCCATGGGCACACGCACCGGCGTAATCGTCGCCGATATGCTCGACTTCTACAGCCAGCAGCTGGCGACGCTATTCGGGCTGCCGGGCGGCTCGATGCACGACCCGCTGGCGGTGGCGGCGCTGATCGACCCCACCATTCTGACCTTCGAACCCATGCATGTGGCGGTCGAGCTGCGCGGCGAGCACACCTATGGCATGACCCTGTGCGATGCGCGCCACCTGAGCTTCGACTACCAGCGCCAGGGCGCACCTACACGCGGCGCGGCGCCCAACGCCGAGGTGGCGGTGGCGGTGAATGCCGAGCGCTTCTGGGAGCTGTTTCTCGACACGCTGGCTACCTATCACTAG
- a CDS encoding nucleoside hydrolase, which yields MKVPAIIDCDPGHDDVMAILLGARTLDLRGITTVHGNASLANTTRNARQTVEFAGLTSIPIAAGQPRPLVRTPHYAPEVHGKTGLDGPTLLPPTVALHPQHAVDFLLAQSHALPGLHLLPIGPLTNIATALVQDPSFAGRVQQISLMGGSLTFGNVTPAAEFNIWCDPEAAHVVFSSGIPIKMIGLNVTHQVLATPARRAQIRAIGRQSTTHVADMLDFYSAGETAYTGLSGGSMHDPLAVAALIDPTILTFEPMHVTVELTGSQTAGMTLCDGRHLGPNLRALKRRTRGEPPNAEVAVAVDADRFWELFLDVLATYP from the coding sequence ATGAAAGTACCTGCGATCATCGACTGCGACCCTGGCCACGACGATGTGATGGCGATCTTGCTCGGCGCGCGCACACTCGACCTGCGCGGCATCACGACTGTACACGGCAATGCGTCGCTGGCCAACACCACCCGCAATGCGCGCCAGACGGTCGAGTTTGCCGGGCTGACCTCCATCCCGATCGCGGCCGGGCAGCCGCGCCCGCTGGTGCGCACGCCGCACTACGCGCCCGAAGTGCATGGCAAAACCGGGCTGGATGGGCCGACGCTGCTGCCGCCCACCGTGGCGCTGCACCCGCAGCACGCGGTCGACTTCCTGCTCGCGCAGTCGCACGCGCTGCCGGGCCTGCACCTGCTGCCGATCGGCCCGCTCACAAACATCGCGACCGCGCTAGTGCAAGACCCAAGCTTCGCCGGGCGCGTCCAGCAGATCAGCCTGATGGGCGGCTCGCTGACCTTCGGCAATGTCACGCCGGCAGCCGAGTTCAACATCTGGTGCGACCCCGAGGCGGCCCACGTGGTGTTCAGCAGCGGCATCCCGATCAAGATGATCGGCCTGAACGTGACCCACCAGGTGTTGGCCACACCCGCGCGCCGCGCGCAGATCCGCGCGATCGGCCGGCAGAGCACCACGCACGTGGCCGATATGCTCGATTTCTACAGCGCGGGCGAAACCGCCTACACCGGGCTGTCGGGCGGCTCGATGCACGACCCGCTGGCGGTGGCGGCGCTGATCGACCCCACCATCCTGACCTTCGAACCCATGCATGTGACAGTCGAGCTAACTGGCAGCCAGACCGCCGGCATGACCCTGTGCGATGGCCGGCACCTTGGGCCGAACCTACGCGCGCTCAAGCGCCGCACGCGCGGCGAGCCGCCCAACGCCGAAGTAGCAGTGGCGGTAGACGCTGATCGCTTCTGGGAGCTATTTCTCGATGTGCTGGCAACTTACCCGTAG
- a CDS encoding nucleoside hydrolase → MSRKMIIDTDTASDDAVAIVMALQHPEIEVLALTVVSGNVPMQQASINARYSVEQCGKHTPVYEGAAAPLMREITHATFFHGEDGMGNMRYPAPQAAAAPGHAVDALVETIKANPGIILVTLGPMTNVALAVARAPEIVANVERCVVMGGAACTVGNITPAAEFNIWCDPEAARMCFRSGLPIELVGWELCRSEANLTLADIRYCKETIGTPLAHFAIDCNATALKAGREHFGEPGIALPDPVAMAIALDPSICTRQSKHYVEIECEGVYTRGMTVVDQLNVATGTAAHYAIWNPLTQRGAPNTSVCWAIDIPRWKALLFDLLR, encoded by the coding sequence ATGAGCCGCAAGATGATCATCGACACCGATACGGCATCGGACGACGCCGTGGCGATCGTTATGGCGCTGCAGCACCCCGAGATCGAGGTGCTGGCGCTCACGGTGGTGTCGGGCAATGTGCCGATGCAGCAGGCCAGCATCAACGCGCGCTATAGCGTCGAGCAGTGCGGCAAGCATACGCCAGTGTACGAAGGCGCGGCGGCGCCGCTTATGCGCGAGATCACCCACGCCACCTTCTTCCATGGCGAAGACGGCATGGGCAATATGCGCTACCCGGCGCCGCAGGCGGCCGCCGCACCCGGCCATGCCGTCGATGCACTGGTCGAGACGATCAAAGCCAACCCCGGCATCATCCTGGTGACGCTTGGGCCTATGACGAATGTGGCGCTGGCGGTGGCCAGGGCGCCCGAGATCGTAGCCAATGTCGAGCGCTGCGTGGTGATGGGCGGTGCGGCCTGCACGGTCGGCAACATCACACCAGCGGCCGAGTTCAACATCTGGTGCGATCCCGAGGCCGCGCGCATGTGCTTTCGCTCGGGCCTGCCGATCGAGCTGGTTGGCTGGGAGCTGTGCCGCAGCGAGGCCAACCTGACGCTCGCCGATATTCGCTACTGCAAAGAGACGATCGGCACGCCGCTGGCGCACTTCGCAATCGACTGCAACGCCACCGCGCTCAAAGCCGGGCGCGAGCACTTCGGCGAGCCGGGCATCGCACTGCCCGACCCGGTTGCCATGGCGATTGCGCTCGACCCGTCGATCTGCACGCGCCAGAGCAAACATTACGTCGAGATCGAGTGCGAGGGCGTGTACACACGCGGCATGACCGTGGTCGATCAGCTGAACGTCGCCACTGGCACGGCGGCGCACTACGCGATCTGGAACCCGCTGACCCAGCGGGGCGCGCCAAACACCAGCGTCTGCTGGGCGATCGATATTCCGCGTTGGAAGGCGCTGCTGTTCGACCTGCTGCGGTAA
- a CDS encoding ester cyclase: protein MSPEANKIVVERFFEEAINQRRLDVLDEIIAPHFQGSKLEIEATYSTREQLKQGLAMVLNAFPDYHQVIHDWICAGDRVVARWTTSGTHQGPYNGIAPTGRVIREHGIDIFRVVDGQIVEHWVELDLLGILRQMGAVSI, encoded by the coding sequence ATGTCGCCCGAGGCAAATAAGATCGTGGTCGAGCGCTTTTTCGAGGAAGCGATCAATCAGCGTCGGCTCGACGTACTCGACGAGATCATCGCACCACATTTCCAGGGCAGCAAGCTCGAGATCGAGGCCACATACAGCACGCGCGAGCAGCTGAAGCAGGGGCTGGCAATGGTGCTGAACGCATTCCCCGACTACCATCAGGTGATCCACGACTGGATCTGCGCGGGCGATCGGGTGGTGGCGCGCTGGACCACCAGCGGCACGCACCAAGGCCCGTACAATGGCATCGCGCCGACTGGCAGGGTCATCCGCGAGCATGGGATCGACATCTTTCGCGTGGTAGACGGCCAGATCGTCGAGCACTGGGTCGAGCTCGACCTGCTGGGGATTCTGCGGCAGATGGGGGCCGTCTCGATCTAG
- a CDS encoding SIS domain-containing protein encodes MSDELSMMPIAATRREVAAQPEVIARVLAEQSGAIRDLAVRLAARGTRQVVLLGSGDSWFAGMACRLAFETYSGLPAEAIQAYEYAAYGHASFDAATAAVVISSSGRPTTTWDALDRALATPAYVVGITDKPYAGNPFREKVHTAIVPGALKVGWPAQTTTATIAVLITLAIELGRARGHLAEAAAQACIAQLLALPELMQRVLEQSGAWAERLARAWLSAGVRRTYTFVGAGPSLGVAYTGMALLAEGPQEAGIAIAAEEFHHGLHIATIARDDVVVAVAPSGAASRRMLDVARSVHTWGAQLVALVDTSDTAIGALAGSTLTLPEVAEPLTPLLTLLPLHQLSIALAEQKVAAGYQRPRAVP; translated from the coding sequence ATGTCTGACGAACTGTCTATGATGCCGATCGCGGCCACGCGCCGCGAGGTGGCCGCGCAGCCCGAGGTGATCGCGCGCGTGCTGGCCGAGCAATCCGGCGCGATCCGCGACCTGGCCGTGCGCCTGGCCGCGCGCGGCACCCGGCAGGTCGTGCTGCTCGGCTCGGGCGACTCGTGGTTCGCCGGGATGGCCTGCCGCCTGGCGTTCGAGACCTACAGCGGGCTGCCGGCCGAGGCCATCCAGGCCTACGAGTATGCCGCCTACGGCCACGCTAGCTTCGACGCGGCCACGGCTGCGGTGGTGATCAGCTCGAGCGGCCGGCCGACGACGACCTGGGATGCGCTGGATCGGGCGCTGGCCACGCCGGCCTATGTGGTAGGTATCACCGACAAACCCTACGCGGGCAACCCGTTTCGCGAGAAGGTGCATACGGCGATCGTGCCCGGCGCTTTGAAAGTCGGCTGGCCGGCCCAGACCACCACGGCCACGATCGCGGTGCTGATCACCCTGGCGATCGAGCTGGGGCGCGCGCGCGGGCACCTGGCCGAGGCCGCGGCCCAGGCGTGTATCGCACAACTGCTGGCGCTGCCCGAGCTGATGCAGCGCGTACTCGAGCAGAGCGGCGCGTGGGCCGAGCGACTGGCACGCGCCTGGCTGAGCGCGGGCGTGCGGCGCACCTACACCTTCGTCGGCGCCGGGCCGAGCCTGGGCGTGGCCTACACCGGCATGGCGCTGCTGGCCGAGGGGCCGCAAGAGGCCGGCATCGCAATCGCGGCCGAGGAATTTCACCACGGTCTGCACATTGCCACGATCGCGCGCGACGACGTGGTGGTGGCGGTGGCACCATCCGGCGCCGCGAGCCGCCGCATGCTCGACGTGGCGCGCTCGGTACACACCTGGGGCGCACAGCTGGTTGCACTTGTCGACACCAGCGACACAGCGATCGGCGCGCTGGCCGGCAGCACGCTGACCCTGCCGGAGGTGGCCGAGCCGCTGACGCCGCTGCTGACGCTGCTGCCACTCCACCAGCTCAGCATCGCGCTGGCCGAGCAGAAAGTCGCGGCCGGCTATCAGCGCCCGCGCGCGGTGCCCTAG
- a CDS encoding carbohydrate kinase family protein — protein MATMRDARAFDVLTIGGIDLDLVVTVPELPGADLKVMGELIGNMPGGPAANFACAASRLGIRVAALAEVGDDPAGQIIIDDFANYGVDTSLISVRAGGRTCFTIVLIPPSGEKAIVVVPTFQPAYDMERLQATLGQTRLIYLMPQDHAQFLAQARLAHACGAEVMIDVEPTVGANRAMMREILAYVDIASFNQFGFRAATGEEPSLDAARRLLASGPHTVVVTLGARGALAVTRDQAALQPGFAVQPVDTTGAGDTFNAAFVSATVWGLPLAERLRFANGAGALSVTGMGPRGRLPSADEVRLFIGQVGGDAPTFIY, from the coding sequence ATGGCGACAATGCGTGATGCGCGCGCGTTCGATGTGCTGACGATCGGCGGGATCGACCTGGACCTGGTGGTGACGGTGCCCGAGCTGCCCGGCGCCGACCTGAAGGTGATGGGCGAGCTGATCGGCAACATGCCCGGCGGCCCGGCTGCAAACTTCGCCTGTGCCGCCAGCCGGCTGGGCATCCGCGTGGCCGCGCTGGCCGAGGTTGGCGACGACCCGGCCGGCCAGATCATCATCGACGACTTCGCGAACTACGGGGTCGACACCTCGCTGATCAGCGTACGCGCAGGCGGGCGCACCTGCTTCACGATCGTGCTCATCCCGCCGAGCGGCGAGAAGGCGATCGTGGTTGTGCCAACCTTCCAGCCGGCCTACGACATGGAGCGCCTGCAGGCCACGCTCGGCCAGACGCGCCTGATCTACCTGATGCCGCAGGATCACGCGCAGTTCCTGGCGCAGGCGCGGCTGGCGCACGCGTGCGGCGCCGAGGTCATGATCGATGTCGAGCCGACGGTGGGGGCCAACCGCGCCATGATGCGCGAGATCCTGGCGTATGTCGATATCGCATCATTCAACCAGTTTGGCTTCCGGGCCGCCACCGGCGAAGAGCCGTCGCTCGATGCCGCCCGCCGCCTGCTGGCCAGCGGCCCGCACACCGTGGTGGTGACACTCGGCGCGCGCGGGGCGCTGGCGGTAACGCGCGACCAGGCGGCGCTACAGCCGGGCTTCGCGGTACAGCCAGTCGATACGACTGGCGCCGGTGATACATTCAACGCCGCGTTCGTCAGCGCAACCGTGTGGGGGCTGCCGCTGGCCGAGCGCCTGCGCTTTGCCAACGGCGCGGGCGCGCTGTCGGTGACGGGCATGGGCCCGCGCGGCCGGCTACCCTCGGCCGACGAGGTGCGGCTGTTCATTGGGCAAGTCGGCGGCGACGCACCCACGTTTATATATTGA
- a CDS encoding SIS domain-containing protein: MDMSAANMIAQVESLPELIRSSFDELDARVRRLLDHNECLSVKRVVMTGCGDSHMASVAAELAFEQVAGVPAEPLTAMQAGRYAAPYFEHMFVRNPLVVGISVSGTVARTREALLLARSAGALTVALTGNPGSPLAAIAEKVLAAEVPDFAPAPGVRSYRVSLLSLYLLAIRLAEVRGRLTQDQANALRGQLKGTADAIEATIAAIDAPVRKLAEAAARHHNFVFIADGPNYATALFSAAKLMEAAGRHAAGQDTEEWAHLQYFVNDDPATPTFIISPGGRGHARAAELIEPMKRIGRTIVAVVPAGDTTIAAGADWVLPVVGAVPEIFSPMVYAVAGELFSAYLSEAIGEPPFRRFHGIYEDGGNTIKSSAVVEAI, from the coding sequence ATGGACATGTCGGCAGCCAATATGATCGCGCAGGTCGAGAGCCTGCCTGAGCTGATTCGCAGCTCATTCGACGAGCTGGACGCGCGTGTGCGGCGGCTGCTCGACCATAACGAGTGCCTCTCGGTCAAGCGCGTGGTGATGACCGGCTGCGGCGACTCACACATGGCCAGCGTGGCCGCCGAGCTGGCGTTCGAGCAGGTGGCGGGCGTGCCGGCCGAGCCGCTCACCGCCATGCAGGCCGGGCGCTACGCCGCGCCCTACTTCGAGCACATGTTCGTGCGCAACCCGCTGGTGGTGGGCATCTCCGTGTCGGGGACGGTCGCGCGCACACGCGAGGCGCTGCTACTGGCGCGCAGCGCGGGCGCGCTGACGGTGGCGCTCACCGGCAACCCCGGCTCGCCGCTGGCGGCGATCGCCGAGAAAGTGCTTGCGGCCGAAGTGCCCGACTTCGCGCCAGCGCCGGGCGTGCGCTCGTACCGCGTCTCGCTGCTGTCGCTCTACCTGCTGGCGATCCGGCTGGCCGAGGTGCGCGGCCGGCTGACCCAGGATCAGGCCAACGCGCTGCGCGGCCAGCTCAAAGGCACGGCCGATGCGATCGAAGCCACAATTGCGGCGATCGACGCCCCGGTGCGCAAGCTGGCCGAGGCCGCCGCCCGGCATCACAACTTCGTATTTATTGCCGACGGCCCGAACTACGCGACTGCGCTGTTCTCGGCCGCCAAGCTCATGGAAGCGGCCGGCCGGCATGCAGCCGGGCAAGACACCGAGGAGTGGGCGCACCTGCAGTATTTTGTGAACGACGACCCGGCCACGCCGACCTTTATCATCTCGCCGGGTGGCCGCGGCCACGCCCGCGCCGCCGAGCTGATCGAGCCAATGAAGCGGATCGGCCGCACGATTGTGGCGGTGGTGCCTGCGGGCGACACGACGATCGCGGCGGGTGCCGACTGGGTGCTGCCGGTGGTTGGGGCCGTGCCCGAGATCTTCAGCCCGATGGTCTACGCCGTCGCGGGCGAACTGTTCTCGGCCTATCTCTCTGAAGCGATCGGCGAGCCGCCATTCCGCCGCTTCCACGGGATCTACGAAGATGGCGGGAATACGATCAAGAGCAGCGCCGTGGTCGAAGCAATATGA
- a CDS encoding MFS transporter, which produces MTATSRFKLSYFLFFGAIGVLFNYYALYLQRAGLTGTQVGIVLAVLPLARMLSQPIWGLLGDIYRVRRRILSGACFGSALAALALDRSDSFGWLLLITIALSILNGPIGPFCDALALEQLERESRRQEYGSLRLWGSVGFAIASLVIGALVIGESVRLIVYLYSATMAAMGLVAATLPDLPHAERATWRGSGSILRGNPIFLRFLLGAMLIGMTLGVVNAYLIIYLTDIGAAGWQSGLIFALAGVLEVPLMAFASVLIRRWGLRAVLLGGVTLLPLRWLLYTAITMPLLVVPTQLFHSIAMLSLLIAGVLFADQQLTSQWRATGQTAYAAAIHGIGPSIGVFGAGMIYEHFGIGMVWWACVVANLLGVGVLLWAVRASESAFGHTPEANAT; this is translated from the coding sequence ATGACGGCTACCAGCCGCTTCAAGCTATCGTACTTCTTGTTCTTTGGGGCGATCGGCGTTCTATTCAACTACTACGCGCTATACCTTCAGCGCGCCGGGCTTACGGGTACACAGGTGGGGATCGTGCTGGCGGTGCTGCCGCTGGCGCGCATGCTCAGCCAGCCGATCTGGGGCTTGCTTGGCGATATCTACCGGGTGCGCCGGCGGATCTTGAGCGGCGCCTGCTTCGGCTCGGCGCTGGCGGCACTGGCGCTTGATCGCTCGGATAGCTTCGGCTGGCTGCTGCTGATCACGATCGCGCTGTCGATTCTGAATGGCCCGATCGGGCCGTTCTGCGATGCACTTGCGCTCGAACAGCTCGAGCGCGAGTCGCGCCGGCAAGAGTACGGCTCGCTGCGGCTGTGGGGCTCGGTCGGCTTCGCGATTGCCTCGCTGGTGATCGGCGCGCTGGTGATTGGCGAATCGGTGCGGTTGATCGTCTACCTGTATAGCGCTACAATGGCGGCCATGGGGCTGGTGGCGGCCACGCTGCCCGATCTGCCGCACGCCGAGCGCGCGACATGGCGCGGCAGCGGGTCGATCTTGCGCGGCAACCCGATCTTTTTGCGCTTCCTGCTCGGCGCGATGCTGATCGGCATGACGCTGGGCGTGGTGAACGCGTACCTGATCATCTACCTGACCGACATTGGCGCGGCCGGCTGGCAGAGCGGGCTGATATTTGCGCTGGCCGGCGTGCTCGAGGTGCCGCTGATGGCCTTTGCCAGCGTGCTGATCAGGCGCTGGGGCCTGCGCGCGGTGCTGCTGGGCGGCGTGACGCTGCTGCCGCTGCGCTGGCTGCTCTATACGGCGATCACCATGCCGCTGCTGGTGGTGCCAACCCAGCTGTTCCACAGCATTGCCATGCTCTCGTTGCTGATAGCCGGCGTGCTGTTTGCCGACCAGCAGCTCACCAGCCAGTGGCGCGCCACCGGGCAGACGGCCTACGCGGCGGCGATACACGGGATCGGGCCGAGCATCGGGGTGTTCGGCGCCGGCATGATCTATGAGCATTTTGGGATCGGGATGGTCTGGTGGGCCTGCGTTGTTGCGAATCTGCTCGGCGTGGGCGTGCTGCTCTGGGCGGTGCGGGCGTCGGAGAGCGCGTTTGGCCACACACCCGAGGCCAATGCCACCTAG
- a CDS encoding DUF624 domain-containing protein yields the protein MPWELFILTLRLFWRRMGLLLAANLLWLGLSLLVVTWPAATAGLFYLARRLAEEELTADPQPAVIGDFWVGFRRHWRHSSALAVGDLAAGVVIVLAMRFYGTSTIALLNWLAGPITLIGLAWAGAQLYLYPLLIERAERRPWAVAREAFLMAISYPLSTISLLLTALALAIGATLLAGPILLVFFAFLALMQTMALRAILARRGELTLMMTPEQRAAREREHTPR from the coding sequence ATGCCCTGGGAATTGTTCATCCTGACGCTGCGGCTGTTCTGGCGGCGCATGGGCCTGCTGCTGGCGGCCAACTTGCTCTGGCTCGGCCTGAGCCTGCTGGTGGTGACATGGCCGGCCGCAACCGCCGGGCTGTTCTACCTGGCGCGGCGCCTGGCGGAAGAAGAGCTGACCGCCGACCCGCAGCCGGCGGTGATCGGCGATTTCTGGGTTGGCTTCCGGCGCCACTGGCGGCATAGCAGCGCCCTGGCGGTGGGCGATCTGGCGGCGGGGGTGGTGATCGTGCTGGCGATGCGCTTCTATGGCACCAGCACGATTGCGCTGCTGAACTGGCTGGCCGGCCCGATCACGCTGATCGGCCTGGCCTGGGCCGGCGCACAGCTGTACCTATACCCGCTGCTGATCGAGCGCGCCGAGCGCCGGCCCTGGGCGGTGGCGCGCGAGGCCTTTCTGATGGCGATTAGCTACCCGCTCAGCACGATCTCGCTGCTGCTGACTGCACTGGCCCTGGCGATCGGGGCGACCCTGCTGGCCGGGCCGATTCTGCTGGTGTTCTTCGCGTTCCTGGCGCTGATGCAAACCATGGCGCTACGCGCGATTCTGGCCCGGCGCGGCGAGCTGACGTTGATGATGACGCCCGAGCAGCGTGCGGCCCGCGAGCGCGAGCACACGCCGCGCTAA
- a CDS encoding SDR family oxidoreductase, translating into MQPIAIVCGSATPVGGALAARLQATGAQVLAIDFAGAPAHPAAILQLAGDLAEAADWRGFAHELQARGLGPTMLAYTAGASAGPAMLDQLEQAAWDAVIERELRGAYLACKHMFPLMRRPGAAVLLATALAGWDARADMVAQSASSGGTLALAQSLALAGAPLGVRVNTVCWPAPQPGQARLDRIPLGRATAPDDVADAIMFLLSDDASYLTGSALLVDGGQSLQSWSNAPDGSY; encoded by the coding sequence ATGCAACCGATCGCAATCGTGTGCGGCAGTGCGACACCCGTCGGCGGGGCGCTGGCCGCACGCCTACAGGCTACCGGCGCGCAGGTGTTGGCGATCGACTTTGCCGGGGCGCCGGCACATCCGGCTGCCATACTCCAGCTGGCCGGCGACCTGGCCGAGGCCGCCGATTGGCGCGGGTTTGCGCACGAGCTACAGGCGCGCGGGCTTGGCCCGACCATGCTGGCCTACACTGCCGGCGCCAGCGCCGGCCCGGCCATGCTCGATCAGCTCGAGCAGGCCGCCTGGGATGCGGTGATCGAGCGCGAGCTGCGCGGCGCCTACCTGGCCTGTAAGCATATGTTTCCGCTGATGCGCCGCCCCGGCGCGGCGGTGCTGCTGGCTACGGCGCTGGCCGGGTGGGACGCCCGCGCCGACATGGTTGCGCAGAGCGCGAGCAGCGGCGGAACCCTGGCGCTGGCGCAGTCGCTGGCGCTGGCCGGCGCACCGCTGGGCGTGCGCGTCAATACGGTCTGCTGGCCGGCGCCGCAGCCGGGCCAGGCCCGGCTCGATCGGATCCCGCTGGGCCGCGCCACCGCTCCCGACGACGTGGCCGACGCGATCATGTTCCTGCTGTCGGATGATGCGAGCTACCTGACTGGCAGCGCACTGCTGGTGGACGGCGGGCAGTCGTTGCAGAGCTGGAGCAACGCGCCGGATGGGTCGTACTAG
- a CDS encoding carbohydrate kinase family protein — protein sequence MHDQLLIYGKIIIDSIQLRSGELLRSTLGGGGPQAAFGMRLWHEPVALLTRSGADLEPHIEQTLHQLGLDLSGWVRYPDLPTPRGLIEYDEHERMHGHGIVTSRDDWFRLLGRPLALSERHRQAAGIHLISEFGREPFAGTARELQRGGALLSLEPMFDDHSCPDRAALLELVRQADIVTPDWPATRMFVDADDPAGALRFWAALGPQAVAIRNGVRGSYVWDAARRQAWHIPALPVTPIDPTGAGNAYGGGWCAGWLHTRDARRAGCYATVAAALMVSHEGMPNLDHTTRRRATELLELALAQAAPLSLG from the coding sequence ATGCACGATCAACTGCTGATCTACGGCAAGATCATCATCGACAGCATCCAGCTGCGCTCGGGCGAGCTGCTGCGCAGCACGCTCGGTGGCGGTGGCCCGCAGGCAGCGTTCGGCATGCGCCTCTGGCACGAGCCGGTCGCGCTGCTGACGCGCTCAGGCGCTGATCTCGAGCCGCACATCGAGCAGACGCTGCACCAGCTGGGGCTCGACCTGAGCGGCTGGGTGCGCTACCCCGACCTGCCGACGCCGCGCGGGCTGATCGAGTACGACGAGCACGAGCGCATGCATGGTCACGGCATCGTCACCAGCCGCGACGACTGGTTTCGCCTGCTTGGCCGGCCGCTTGCGCTGAGTGAGCGCCACCGCCAGGCCGCCGGCATCCACCTGATCAGCGAGTTCGGCCGCGAGCCGTTCGCCGGCACCGCGCGCGAGCTTCAGCGTGGCGGCGCGCTGCTCTCGCTCGAGCCGATGTTCGACGACCACAGCTGCCCCGACCGTGCCGCGCTGCTCGAGCTGGTGCGCCAGGCCGATATCGTTACGCCCGACTGGCCGGCCACCCGCATGTTTGTGGATGCAGACGACCCGGCCGGCGCACTGCGCTTCTGGGCTGCGCTAGGGCCACAGGCAGTGGCGATCCGCAATGGCGTGCGCGGCTCGTACGTCTGGGACGCCGCGCGCCGCCAGGCCTGGCACATTCCGGCCCTGCCGGTCACCCCGATCGACCCGACCGGCGCCGGCAATGCCTATGGCGGCGGCTGGTGCGCCGGCTGGCTGCACACCCGCGACGCGCGGCGCGCCGGCTGCTACGCAACAGTTGCGGCTGCGCTCATGGTTAGCCACGAGGGCATGCCCAACCTCGATCACACCACTCGCCGGCGCGCCACTGAGCTGCTCGAGCTGGCGCTCGCGCAGGCGGCCCCGCTTAGCCTGGGCTAG